The following proteins are co-located in the Paraburkholderia phytofirmans PsJN genome:
- a CDS encoding efflux RND transporter permease subunit, translating to MWIVRLALRRPYTFVVLALLLLIVGPLTILRTPTDIFPNIDIPVLSVIWSYNGLPADEMEKRIVLNYERGLSVAVNDIEHTESTSLNGIAVIKIFFQPHANIDEALAEVTALSQTQLRSLPPGITPPNILRYNASTVPILRLALSSASLTEQELYDFGNNFLKTQLATVPGASAPLPYGGKQRQIMVDIDSRKLQERNLSPMDVVNAVTAQNLILPSGTAKIGSTEYSVEMNGSPDSLAGLNNIPIKSTANGTVYIRDVAHVRDGFQPQTNIVRVNGQRAALLTINKSGNTSTLEIVDRIKSMMPTLRNLVPASLNIDPVADQSLFVRASVQGVLREALIAACLTGLMILLFLGNWRATLIIAVSIPLSMITSIIALSLLDETINIMTLGGLALAVGILVDDATVAIENISHQLEQGKTLEQAILDGAHQIAIPTLVSTLSICIVFVPMFLLTGVAHYLFIPLAEAVVFAMLASYFFSRTLVPTLAKYLLRYHHRPADLHHTPAQTRNPFMRVHYAFEGGFARLRERYRVFLEARVARPGLFMTLFLVCCGASMLLMPFLGRDFFPAVDAGTIALHLRAKTGMRVEETAVVTDRVDTRIRQLIPPGELHSIIDNIGLPVSGINLSYSNTGTIGTSDADVLITLNTDHHPSAAYVRTLRRTLTDEFPGVQFAFLPADIVSQTLNFGMPSPIDIQIVGRDVAGNRVFAAKLLNRLRTVPGLVDARIQQPADLPRIFIDVDRTRAQQAGFSQRDIASNLLITLSGSQQTTPTFWLNPRNGVSYNVITEAPQYTIDSLQSLANIPLNANGRSNILGSLATMRREAGNATLTHYNAQTTIDIFGTADGRDLGGVSDDVRKIIDDARADLPKTSTIEVRGQVQTMNDSFSGLFAGLVFAILLVYLLIVVNFQSWLDPFIIITALPGALAGIVWMLFLTHTTLSIPALTGAIMCIGIATANSILVISFAREQLLEHGDATRAAIEAGFTRFRPVLMTALAMVIGMVPMAIGLGEGGEQNAPLGRAVIGGLTIGTLATLIFVPVVFSMIYRRLAARRLRAAEHVVGKP from the coding sequence ATGTGGATCGTTCGTCTCGCGCTGCGGCGCCCGTATACGTTTGTCGTCCTGGCCCTGCTATTGCTGATCGTCGGGCCGTTGACGATCCTGCGCACGCCCACCGACATCTTCCCCAATATCGACATTCCAGTGCTCTCGGTGATCTGGTCGTATAACGGCCTGCCCGCCGACGAGATGGAAAAGCGCATCGTGCTGAACTACGAGCGCGGGCTGTCGGTGGCGGTCAACGATATCGAACACACCGAGTCGACCTCGCTGAACGGCATCGCGGTCATCAAGATCTTTTTCCAGCCGCACGCGAATATCGACGAAGCGTTGGCCGAAGTCACAGCGCTGTCGCAAACGCAATTGCGCTCGCTACCGCCCGGCATCACGCCGCCGAACATCTTGCGCTACAACGCCTCGACCGTGCCGATCTTGCGGCTCGCGCTGTCGTCCGCCTCGCTCACCGAGCAGGAGCTATACGATTTCGGCAACAACTTCCTGAAGACGCAGCTCGCCACCGTGCCGGGCGCGTCTGCTCCGCTGCCTTACGGTGGCAAGCAGCGCCAGATCATGGTCGATATCGATTCGCGCAAACTGCAGGAGCGCAATCTTTCCCCGATGGACGTGGTCAACGCGGTCACCGCACAAAATCTGATCCTGCCCTCGGGCACCGCGAAAATCGGCTCGACCGAGTACTCGGTGGAAATGAACGGCAGTCCGGATTCGCTGGCGGGCCTGAACAATATCCCGATCAAATCCACGGCCAACGGCACCGTTTATATTCGCGACGTCGCGCACGTGCGCGACGGCTTTCAGCCGCAAACCAATATCGTGCGCGTGAACGGCCAGCGCGCGGCGCTGCTGACCATCAACAAAAGCGGCAACACGTCCACGCTCGAAATCGTCGATCGCATCAAGTCCATGATGCCGACGCTGCGCAATCTCGTGCCCGCTTCGCTGAATATCGATCCCGTTGCCGATCAGTCGCTGTTCGTGCGTGCCTCGGTGCAAGGCGTGCTGCGTGAAGCGCTGATTGCTGCCTGCCTCACCGGTCTGATGATTCTGCTGTTTCTCGGCAACTGGCGCGCTACGTTGATCATCGCCGTGTCGATTCCGCTGTCGATGATCACGTCGATCATCGCGCTGTCCCTGCTCGACGAAACCATCAACATCATGACGCTCGGCGGACTCGCGCTCGCGGTCGGCATTCTGGTGGACGACGCGACCGTGGCGATCGAAAACATCAGCCATCAACTCGAACAGGGCAAGACGCTGGAGCAGGCGATTCTCGACGGCGCGCATCAGATTGCCATCCCGACGCTGGTGTCGACCTTGTCCATCTGCATCGTCTTCGTGCCGATGTTTCTGCTGACGGGCGTCGCGCACTATCTGTTCATTCCGCTCGCGGAGGCAGTGGTGTTCGCGATGCTGGCGTCCTACTTCTTCTCACGAACGCTCGTGCCGACGCTCGCGAAATACCTGCTGCGTTATCACCATAGGCCGGCGGATCTGCATCACACGCCGGCGCAAACGCGCAATCCGTTCATGCGCGTGCACTACGCCTTTGAAGGCGGCTTCGCGCGTCTGCGCGAGCGCTATCGCGTGTTCCTCGAAGCGCGCGTCGCGCGGCCGGGCCTGTTCATGACGCTGTTTCTGGTCTGCTGCGGCGCGTCGATGTTGCTGATGCCGTTTCTAGGCCGCGACTTTTTCCCGGCGGTTGATGCCGGCACGATCGCGCTGCATCTGCGCGCGAAAACCGGCATGCGGGTGGAGGAAACGGCGGTCGTGACGGATCGTGTGGATACTCGCATCCGTCAGTTGATACCGCCGGGCGAGTTGCATTCGATCATCGACAACATCGGCTTGCCGGTTTCGGGCATCAACCTTTCGTACAGCAACACCGGCACGATCGGCACCTCGGACGCGGACGTGCTGATCACGCTCAATACCGATCATCATCCGAGCGCGGCTTACGTGCGCACGTTGCGGCGCACGCTCACCGACGAATTCCCCGGCGTGCAGTTCGCTTTTCTGCCCGCGGATATCGTCAGTCAAACGCTCAACTTCGGCATGCCGTCGCCGATCGATATTCAGATCGTCGGCCGTGACGTGGCCGGCAATCGCGTGTTCGCCGCGAAGTTGCTGAATCGGCTGCGCACGGTTCCCGGTCTCGTCGATGCGCGCATCCAGCAACCCGCCGATTTGCCGCGCATCTTTATCGACGTGGACCGTACGCGCGCGCAGCAAGCCGGTTTCTCACAGCGCGATATCGCGAGCAATCTGCTGATCACGCTGTCGGGCAGCCAGCAGACCACGCCGACGTTCTGGCTCAATCCGCGCAACGGCGTGAGCTACAACGTAATCACGGAAGCGCCGCAATACACGATCGATTCGCTGCAATCCCTCGCCAACATTCCGCTGAACGCGAACGGCCGCAGCAACATTCTCGGCTCGCTCGCCACCATGAGGCGCGAAGCGGGCAACGCGACCCTCACGCACTACAACGCGCAGACCACCATCGATATTTTCGGCACCGCCGACGGCCGCGACCTGGGCGGCGTGTCCGACGACGTCCGCAAGATCATCGACGACGCCCGCGCCGATCTGCCCAAAACCTCGACCATCGAAGTGCGCGGCCAGGTGCAGACCATGAACGATTCGTTCTCGGGACTGTTCGCGGGTCTCGTGTTCGCGATCCTGCTGGTGTATCTGCTGATCGTGGTGAATTTCCAGTCGTGGCTCGATCCGTTCATCATCATCACCGCGCTGCCGGGCGCGCTTGCGGGCATCGTGTGGATGCTGTTTCTCACGCACACCACGCTGTCGATTCCCGCGCTCACGGGCGCCATCATGTGTATCGGCATCGCCACCGCCAACTCGATTCTCGTGATCAGCTTCGCGCGCGAGCAGTTGCTCGAACACGGCGACGCGACGCGCGCTGCGATCGAAGCGGGCTTCACGCGTTTTCGCCCGGTGCTGATGACGGCGCTCGCGATGGTGATCGGCATGGTGCCGATGGCGATCGGTCTCGGCGAGGGCGGCGAGCAGAATGCGCCGCTCGGGCGCGCGGTGATCGGGGGCCTGACGATCGGCACGCTGGCGACGCTGATTTTCGTGCCGGTGGTGTTTTCGATGATCTACCGGCGACTCGCGGCACGTCGTTTGCGCGCCGCTGAGCACGTGGTGGGGAAACCGTGA